From the genome of Homalodisca vitripennis isolate AUS2020 chromosome 8, UT_GWSS_2.1, whole genome shotgun sequence, one region includes:
- the LOC124367698 gene encoding ketosamine-3-kinase-like isoform X1: MIKSHSPCMVQHNLKMENALKLALNTASLTRTGHSGGGCINQGEAYITDNGTVFVKSNKKSKARLMFDGEFEGLSAIAATNTVAVPKPIKVLDNPDGGACLVMEFLEMKGLRRFSQQLGDSLAKLHLHNESLRNIKDSGYVKEFGFHTTTCCGYIPHENSWKDDWVSFFAQNRLDYQFKLLEKEKGDREANELWSRLQIVLPTFFKDLEIKPSLLHGDLWSGNAAETKTNPVIFDPATFYGHHEYDLAIAGMFGGFNRSFYDAYHKLIPRAPGFENRHKLYQLFHYLNHWNHFGSGYRGSCISTMKSLLK, encoded by the exons ATGATTAAATCACATTCCCCATGTATGGTCCAACATAACCTTAAAATGGAAAACGCTCTAAAACTAGCCTTGAATACTGCTTCATTGACACGAACTGGACATAGCGGCGGTGGATGCATAAACCAAGGAGAAGCTTATATCACTGACAATGGCACTGTATTTGTCAAGAGTAACAAAAAATCCAAG gcaCGTTTGATGTTTGATGGCGAGTTTGAAGGATTGAGCGCAATTGCTGCAACAAATACGGTGGCTGTTCCAAAACCGATAAAAGTCCTTGACAACCCTGATGGTGGCGCCTGTCTAGTCATGGAATTCCTGGAGATGAAGGGTCTTAGGAGGTTCTCACAGCAGCTTGGTGACAGCCTAGCAAAGTTACACCTCCATAATGAATCCTTGCGGAATATCAAAGATTCAGGATACGTCAAGGAGTTTGGCTTTCATACTACCACATGCTGTGGGTACATCCCCCATGAGAACTCCTGGAAAGATGACTGGGTG tCATTTTTTGCCCAAAATCGACTTGACTACCAGTTTAAACTTTTGGAAAAAGAG AAGGGAGACAGAGAAGCCAATGAGCTGTGGTCCAGATTACAAATTGTGCTTCCTACGTTCTTTAAGGACCTTGAGATAAAACCTTCGCTTCTACATGGAGATTTATGGAGTGGAAATGCTGCCGAAACTAAAACTAATCCAG TGATATTTGATCCAGCAACGTTCTACGGTCACCATGAGTATGATCTGGCTATTGCTGGCATGTTTGGTGGCTTCAACCGCAGTTTCTATGATGCATACCACAAGCTCATCCCGAGAGCTCCAGGCTTCGAGAACCGACATAAGCTATATCAGCTTTTCCACTACCTGAACCACTG GAACCATTTTGGAAGTGGTTACCGAGGCTCTTGCATATCGACAATGAAGAGTCTTCTGAAATGA
- the LOC124367698 gene encoding ketosamine-3-kinase-like isoform X2 — MENILKLTLNTVTLEKTGISGGGCISKGLAYKTDHSIVFVKENFASKARLMFDGEFEGLSAIAATNTVAVPKPIKVLDNPDGGACLVMEFLEMKGLRRFSQQLGDSLAKLHLHNESLRNIKDSGYVKEFGFHTTTCCGYIPHENSWKDDWVSFFAQNRLDYQFKLLEKEKGDREANELWSRLQIVLPTFFKDLEIKPSLLHGDLWSGNAAETKTNPVIFDPATFYGHHEYDLAIAGMFGGFNRSFYDAYHKLIPRAPGFENRHKLYQLFHYLNHWNHFGSGYRGSCISTMKSLLK; from the exons atggaaaacattttaaagttaaccTTGAATACAGTGACATTAGAGAAAACTGGTATTAGTGGTGGGGGCTGCATAAGCAAGGGGTTGGCCTATAAAACTGATCACAGTATTGTGTTCGTTAAGGAAAATTTCGCTTCAAAG gcaCGTTTGATGTTTGATGGCGAGTTTGAAGGATTGAGCGCAATTGCTGCAACAAATACGGTGGCTGTTCCAAAACCGATAAAAGTCCTTGACAACCCTGATGGTGGCGCCTGTCTAGTCATGGAATTCCTGGAGATGAAGGGTCTTAGGAGGTTCTCACAGCAGCTTGGTGACAGCCTAGCAAAGTTACACCTCCATAATGAATCCTTGCGGAATATCAAAGATTCAGGATACGTCAAGGAGTTTGGCTTTCATACTACCACATGCTGTGGGTACATCCCCCATGAGAACTCCTGGAAAGATGACTGGGTG tCATTTTTTGCCCAAAATCGACTTGACTACCAGTTTAAACTTTTGGAAAAAGAG AAGGGAGACAGAGAAGCCAATGAGCTGTGGTCCAGATTACAAATTGTGCTTCCTACGTTCTTTAAGGACCTTGAGATAAAACCTTCGCTTCTACATGGAGATTTATGGAGTGGAAATGCTGCCGAAACTAAAACTAATCCAG TGATATTTGATCCAGCAACGTTCTACGGTCACCATGAGTATGATCTGGCTATTGCTGGCATGTTTGGTGGCTTCAACCGCAGTTTCTATGATGCATACCACAAGCTCATCCCGAGAGCTCCAGGCTTCGAGAACCGACATAAGCTATATCAGCTTTTCCACTACCTGAACCACTG GAACCATTTTGGAAGTGGTTACCGAGGCTCTTGCATATCGACAATGAAGAGTCTTCTGAAATGA